The sequence below is a genomic window from Chitinophagaceae bacterium.
TATGGAATGATTTCCTTACCTCTCATGGCGAGGCGACAAATGATGAGTTCCGGTTGCCTACGGAGTCTGAATGGGAATATGCTGCACGTGGAGGAAGAGATTTGGCTCCATATCCTTGGGGCGGTCCTTACATGAGAAATAAAAAAGGATGCATACTTGCCAACTTCAAACCTGGGCGTGGAGATTATCCGGATGATGGAGGTATGTATACTGTTAAAGCAGATGCTTACTTCCCTAACGACTACGGGTTATATAATATGGCCGGTAATGTTTCTGAGTGGACATCCAGCGCATTCTACGAAAACAGTTATCACTTTGAACATGACCTGAATCCTGATATCCGTTATGATGTGGATGCCGCTGATCCAATTACGATGAAGCGCAAAGTAATTCGTGGAGGTTCATGGAAAGACATAGCATACTTCTGCCAGGTAGGTACACGTAATTACGAATACCAGGATACTGCCAAATGTTATATTGGTTTCAGGGATGTAATCACCTTCCTCGGAAGATCTATTGATGACAGACCATAACATCAAAAGCAATCATTTTTCTGATTAATCATTTCTATTTCAAAACCACTTAAAATAGATTATTAATGAATAGAATCGTTGTATTCTTTGAGTCCGAGAGGGGCAAAAGGTTAAAAAACCTGATCATTGGAGTTGGTGCTTCCATTGTTTTGCTCGGTGCACTTTTCAAATTGCAGCACTGGGATTATGCAAGTGAATTCCTGATTCTGGGCATGTGTACCGAAGCCTTCATCTTTGCATTGCTTGGTATTCTTCCTCCACACAAGGATTACTACTGGGAAAAAATTTATCCTGAACTCGATTTTGCTCCTGATGAGGACGAATTGAAGATGATTAAAGAAACCAGTAGTCATGGCGGGCTTACCAATCAGCTTGATCAGATGATGACCGAAGCGAAGCTTGAACCTGAGTTGATCAAGCGTTTGGGAGATAACCTCAGACGTCTGGGAGACAACATTTCTCAATTGCACGACTTTACAGATGCTTCAATGGCTACGAATGAATATTCAGCCAGTGCAAAACAAGCTGCCGGGGCATTAGCAGAAATGAAAGTTGCTTATACTAATGCTACTGAAGCTGCCAAGTTGTTGGGTAACGCTACAGCAGAAACCAAAAGCTATCATGAGCAGGTGCAACTGGTTTCTAAAAACCTGGCACAACTCAATGCTATTTACGAGTTGGAATTGCAGGATACAAACAGTCATCTGAAAACCATGAATAAGTTTTATGGTTCGCTCACGCAGGCAATGGATAACCTTTCAGAATCGGTAGAAGATACTAAAAAGTATCGCTCTGAAATGTCAGGTTTGGCCAAGAACCTGTCGCAACTCAATAATGTGTATGGTAACATGCTTACTGCTATGACCATGGGTGCACAAAAATAGTGAAGACTAAAAGATTGATTAAAGTAATTCCGTTTATCATTTTTCAGCAAAATTAAATTAGAGAATGTCCATACCTAAGGAACCACGCCAAATCATGATTAACCTCATGTACCTGGTGTTGACGGCTCTTCTTGCATTGAATGTGTCTGCAGAAATTTTACATGCGTTTCACGTAGTGAATTCAGGCCTTTCTGTTTCTTCGGCTGCAATCACAAGCAAAAACAATCAGACTTTTGCAGCTTTTGATGAGCAGTTTAAGAATGATTCACAGCGCACAGGTCCCTTCCTTGAAAAAGCCAAGAAGGCGAAAACCATGTCAGACCAGGTTTTTAATGATATTGAAGAAATGCAAAAAGAATTAATAACAGAGTCTGGTGGAATCATGGATAAGGAAACGGAAGAGAAAATGGATGTGAAGTCGATGCCTGTTTCTGAACTGATGAAGAAGGGCGAGTTATTTGATGATCGTAACCTTGAGGTATCTACAAATCTTATGATCAATAAGGGTAAAGCGGATGAGTTGAAAATAAAAATAAACAAACTGAGGGCAGACCTTCTTGCTTTGGTAGACAATCCACAAGACAAAAAAATAATCGAAACACAACTTTCAGTAAACGCAGTTGATCCGACGGAGAAGATTGATGGCGTTTTGAAGAACTGGTCGGTCACCAATTTTGAAATGGTTCCTACGATTGCGGCGCTTACGCTTTTGAATAAATACCAGAATGATATCCGCAATTCAGAAGATCTTATCGTAGAATATCTTTTTAAACAGATAAATGCTAAAACAGTTGTAGTTGATAAAATTCTTGCAAAAGTAATCGCTCCAACTAGTTATGTAATGTCCGGACAACAATATAAAGCAGACATTTTTGTGGCAGCCTACAGTTCAACCGTTAATCCTGAAGTTTACCTTGGACCATTGAATTATAGTATCGCTAAAAAGCTACCTGACGGGAATTTTGATGAGCTTACTGAAAACCCG
It includes:
- the gldL gene encoding gliding motility protein GldL, whose translation is MNRIVVFFESERGKRLKNLIIGVGASIVLLGALFKLQHWDYASEFLILGMCTEAFIFALLGILPPHKDYYWEKIYPELDFAPDEDELKMIKETSSHGGLTNQLDQMMTEAKLEPELIKRLGDNLRRLGDNISQLHDFTDASMATNEYSASAKQAAGALAEMKVAYTNATEAAKLLGNATAETKSYHEQVQLVSKNLAQLNAIYELELQDTNSHLKTMNKFYGSLTQAMDNLSESVEDTKKYRSEMSGLAKNLSQLNNVYGNMLTAMTMGAQK